From one Lolium rigidum isolate FL_2022 chromosome 4, APGP_CSIRO_Lrig_0.1, whole genome shotgun sequence genomic stretch:
- the LOC124648526 gene encoding cytochrome P450 89A2-like, with translation METIEALALVAAVLFCLAVLRRSTSPAVQLVRDPAVAHRLLNENADALSNRPSAGLLTALATWTRRPDRTETISTSTYGSHWRSLRSNLTAGFLSPSRLAALAPLQRDAAQDLVTGLSAGEVVMREHLDRAMFAMATRLCFGDGVEESCVRAMQRVMDDITQAMDDTVSFDGSTLGKITHWRTLRRLFGLFVPLGVLVRPLIAAARARKNTESESRHSYVDSLIDIRIPNDVDAKRALGDDEILGLVAEFLATNTGVIVACLEWTLANLAIQPEVQQKLRREIDEAVEGEANAWLSEKALRDMPYLRAVVLESLRVHPPSPHGSAWTDPDQFRPERFLPGGEAEDVGQMPGRSEIRMMPFGGGRRFCPGSNMAMLQAKFFLAALVRHFEFAPPSCGVDLTEVGGFNNVMKKPLRVRVTPRALP, from the exons ATGGAAACAATTGAGGCTCTTGCCCTCGTAGCCGCCGTGCTCTTCTGCCTAGCCGTCCTCCGGCGAAGCACCAGTCCTGCCGTCCAGCTGGTCAGGGACCCTGCCGTTGCCCACCGCCTCCTGAATGAGAACGCCGACGCTTTATCGAACCGGCCGTCCGCTGGCCTTCTCACTGCTCTGGCGACCTGGACTCGCCGTCCGGATCGGACAGAGACCATATCGACCTCGACCTACGGCTCGCACTGGCGATCGCTCCGGTCCAACCTCaccgccggcttcctcagcccctCGCGCCTCGCCGCCCTCGCTCCCCTGCAGCGCGACGCCGCCCAAGACCTCGTCACCGGCTTGTCCGCAGGGGAGGTGGTCATGCGGGAACACCTCGACCGCGCCATGTTTGCGATGGCCACGCGGCTGTGCTTCGGCGACGGCGTGGAGGAGAGCTGCGTGCGCGCCATGCAGCGCGTGATGGACGACATCACGCAAGCCATGGACGACACAGTCTCGTTCGACGGCTCGACACTGGGCAAGATCACGCACTGGAGGACGCTGCGCCGGCTATTCGGCTTGTTTGTCCCGCTGGGCGTGCTGGTGCGCCCACTCATCGCGGCGGCGCGGGCACGGAAGAACACCGAGTCCGAGTCCCGGCACTCGTACGTGGACTCGCTCATCGACATCCGCATCCCCAACGACGTAGACGCCAAACGTGCGCTCGGAGACGACGAGATCCTGGGCCTCGTGGCCGAGTTCCTCGCCACCAACACTGGGGTGATCGTGGCCTGCCTCGAGTGGACACTCGCCAACCTGGCCATCCAGCCGGAGGTCCAGCAAAAGCTGCGCCGCGAGATCGACGAGGCGGTGGAAGGTGAGGCCAATGCATGGCTATCCGAGAAGGCCCTCCGCGACATGCCGTACCTGCGTGCCGTCGTGCTCGAGAGCCTCCGCGTGCACCCGCCTTCGCC GCACGGGAGTGCGTGGACGGACCCAGACCAGTTCAGGCCGGAGCGGTTCCTGCCGGGAGGCGAGGCGGAGGACGTCGGCCAGATGCCGGGGCGGAGCGAGATCAGGATGATGCCGTTCGGAGGCGGGAGGAGGTTCTGCCCGGGATCCAATATGGCGATGCTGCAGGCCAAGTTCTTCCTGGCCGCGCTCGTGCGACACTTTGAGTTCGCGCCGCCCAGCTGCGGCGTCGACCTCACGGAGGTGGGTGGGTTCAACAACGTGATGAAGAAGCCGCTGCGTGTGCGCGTCACTCCACGCGCGTTGCCCTAG